Within Marmota flaviventris isolate mMarFla1 chromosome 13, mMarFla1.hap1, whole genome shotgun sequence, the genomic segment acagtggtgtcACTTATAgcttcagctacttgggagaatgagataggaggatcacatgAGCTTAGAGCcctgaggtcagcctgggaaatatAGTTAAGTCCAtctcaaaaatatatgaatagcTGGACGTggtgacacacctgtaatcctaatggcttggggggatagcgagttcaaagccagcctcagtaagaccctgtctctaaataaaatactaaatagggctggggatgtggctcagtggttgagtgctcctgagttcaatccccagtacaaaaaaatatatatatatatgagaatggataaaaataattgTCAAATACCGTGAGCCTTGGTTAGATGTCTGTAATCTATATTCTTAGGATtataaaaagggaatttattagaCTAGATTGCAGAACTAGATAGTGCCACAGTGATAGTCTGCAAGCTGGAGAGctgaggaaccagtagctgctcagtccaagaatcTGGAGTCTCAGAACAAAAGGGCCCAGTGGTCTAGCTTCTGTCTGGGATCAAaggcctggaaactccctggagagttACTGgtcagagtctgctttggaagagtgaaagagctggagtctgatgtcctcaggtgATTGCACAGCAATCCAAGCACTCACTCAAGAAGAACAGAGTTTGCATCCACTGTTGCTTCCTCATTCTTCCgcatttttgttctattcagggcCCCAATCAACTGGATCTTGCAGCCCACATTTAGGGTGGGTCTCCCGTTCGAGTTactgtcccacatgccaatcattcctagaaacaccctcattgacacactcagaagcctcttaatcttaggTATCACTTAATCCAATCAAATTGACAATTCAGGATTGGCCATCACATCCAACATCTAAGCAGAGTAGATGTTAGACCTCCTTATACACAAGGTTGTAATTCATGTTGACCAGTAAGTTATAGGACCATAAATTAAAGGATGTTGACAAACTAGAACAAGTTCAGAAGAGGCTGACCTGAATGATGAAGGGACTTGAAACTAAGTTATAGTCAAAGAAGAGTGACAGAACTGAAATTATCGGTCTGGAGACAAGAGCATCCATAGGGAATGAATGATCCCTGACTTAAAGTATCTGAATGGCCATCTTGTGGCAGGGCCATTTTACTTGCTTAATTGGGATAAAAGACCTAGATAAATGAGTAGAGGACTAAAGGCAAatggaaaatttatttcaatatcaAGATAATTTcctggggtggggatgtggctcaagcggtagcacgctcgcctggcatgcgtgcggcccgggttcgatccttagcaccacatacaaagatgttgtgtcctccgaaaactaaaaataaatattaaaaaaaaaaaaaaggataatttccTGCTATCTGGTACCATCAATTTGAAATGGGTCACCCCAGGGTATATGAACTCTGTCATGATGGCTGTCCATCTAGAGGCCAGATAGCCAATGGGAAAGAGGTTATAAAGGATAGACAAACACTGGGTAGGTGGTTGAAGTGAAATAGTCAacataggggctgaggttgtaggtcagtggtagagcacttacctaacatgtgttaggccctgagtttgattcttagcaccacatttaaataaataaaataaaagtccatcgacaactaaaagttttttttttaaatataaaaagtaaaataaaagtcaacatGGCTGAGGCCCCCTCTAAACCCAAATTTGAAGATTATCCTTGTGATCTAAACCTTTCTCTTTAATCCTGATATCTTAAAAAAgattgtaaaaaaatatatatatatatctttcctgTATTTCTTACAAGGTAGTGAATGTTGTGAAGCTTCAGTTGTGGCCCAGGGGCATCTCATAGAGTCATCAGTTCTGTGCACTGACCCTGGGGAACTTTAGATGGTTGgactttttaagttcttttgatTCTTATGACTCCGTTTTGCAGTTTCTGCCCTTCCTTTTGATGGGATTGTTGAAACTTACACTTCAGtgctgtctttttttaaattttatttatttttttatgtggtgctaaagatcaaacgcagtgcctcacccatgctaggcaagtgctctaccactgaggtacagccccagcccctcagtgcTGCTTTATTGCCAGCTGCCTAATTTTCTTGaatcctgttttccttttctttcatttgctgCTGTCAATTGACTGAGCTTAAAACACCAGATATCCAGAATCAAGTCTTACTCAGTTCGAGCCAGGAGCAGTCTCTGGTTAAACTGCTTAGGCTCTTTGAAGCCTTGTAGCTATAGATCTGcctcttttgcttattttatttgtcttataaGTGATAGTAAACGGAAGCTTGTGAATAAATGGTCCCCAGAAAGTGAGGTGTTGCTGCCATTTCTTACTTGGGATGAGTACTCTTCATTTTCTGAAGTGTCTTCCATTCTaccatatacttattttttatatgtatttttcagttatcAATGGACGTTTAATTACACgcagtgctgaaaatcgaacccagtgcctcacacatgctaggcaagcactccaccacttagccacaaccccagccctagactacatatttttaatgtttgtctCTGTGATTACTGGTGGAAACTAGCATAGGCATAAATGGGGATCTCACAGTTTGCTTTGCATATTACATGATTACCATTCATGTCCATATGTGTGataataattcatttataatttttgtaatatGAAAAGTATTTAACTTTGATTTACAGAAGGTGACGTTTCAAAAGGCCCAGGAGTATTCTGTCAAGACAGCCCGCTTACCAATCCAGGAATACATGGTCAGGCTCCAGAATGGGAAAAACTATCATTCAGAGATATTGGCTATCAATCAAGGTACTGCTTACGTGACCCTTGCCCAACATACATTAGTTCTGAGGCTGCTATATTGCATTAAGTATAATGCCCTTTGACTCAGTCTCCTATGACTTATATGCTTGGACTTCATCGTGTGCATTTTGTGACATGTATTCTGGCCACCAAGaggcatttttcattttcttcctgctTCCCAACTACATTAAGGATAGTTGAAATTGTTCTCCTTGCCTATGACCTGCTTTATTGATTGATGAATTCCTATTTGTTCCTCAGAGTTCAATTCAAGAACATGTAAGCtaactttccttcctctcccaagCCATGTCAGGGCCCCTTCTTTGTTGACTGTGTCTCTGTATTGCAGTATTGCCCATTGACAGGCCTGTATCTTAGTGTAGGATGAGGTCCTTATGGTAAGGCAAGGCTGTGTCTTTGCCTCCGTCCTGGTACCATGTGAGATGCAGAGGACATATGTTCAATAAAATATACTGGAACAcccatttttctcattatttatttactagttctctTTTCTCATATGGTTGTTGTCTTCTGTTTACCTTTTAACAGTGTTTGATATCCTGTCCACTTTCTTGGAGACTCACAACTGGCCTGAAGCATTGAAGAAAGGAGTTTCTTCGGGAAAAGGCTATGTTCTTCGAAATTCAGTGGAATAACGGGCAGCCTAAGATTGCAGCTGCAGGAGATGAAGTGCCTGAGGTGTTTCAACCAAAGAAAAGGGCAGAGGGTAGTAGTGGCATACACTTGCCTTTACTTGATATCTTGAATCTTCATAGTATAAACTAATGACAGGGACCATATTTTATGCTTTTGCATTGTCCACAGTGCCTGGGTCTCAGGAAGTGCCCtgatcaatgttttaaaaaagaaattatataacaAGGATTAGCTCTAAAACTACATGACTTTGGATATGTTAATTCATCTTTTATACTTCTCTATTTGTGAAAGACCCTACTTTTAAAGACTGTTTATGTGGCAAAATAATTGttatatcaattattttatatatactaaactgGCATTAAATTGTATGACTTTCTCCAGCTGCCTCTGAGTATGCTGATTTTTCCAGCTGAGTGATATGCTGCACATAAGCTTTGCAGAATCTGCCTGACCTGACCTATCTACTTTGAGCCCCCAGAGCACACTTTGTTCCCGCCTGTGGCTCTCACCCAGTACTCCCTTGTTCTGAATATAGGAATGCAGGGCCTCTCTCTTCCAATTTGTGTGAATAGTTTTGCATTCTGAGCCTTGTACAAACTACATTCTTCATGTATATttgtaacaaattaaaaacaaaaccaaagtatTGATGAATCTTAGAAAATGTTGCGTTCTGACATGCAAGCATGTTAATCTACCTCTTATCAAATATACTTCCTTTTCTTGTGTCCTATATACAGTTGCTTCTTTTACTGTTGCCAATTGGGGTTAATTAACCTGCTAGCAAATTCAGAAAATGTTTTATCTCAGAACCAAAAGATTATTTTGCTTTGTCTGCATCCCTTACCATTTAATTCTTTGTGAATTATGGTCATTTGAtaaatatcagtttttttttttttttttttttaactaaaatagGCCATCCTTCAAAAAACATCTTTATGAACACATAATGCTTCTTAATCAGTACCAACATAATGAATAAGTGCTATAATCTCTTTCATCCTAAAGGGACTATGTAGGTAGGCTTCAAGGAGCCCATAGCTCTTCTAAGAGGTCTGACCCCAGAACTACTGAGCTTTTATCATCTGCCAGTCTTCGTTTTAACCTAAAAGGGCATTGGTTAGTACACCAAATAGCATGGAAGAATTTTCTCATCAACCCTATCACAGACCTCTCCCATTTATGCAAAACCCAAGCAGGTATACTTTGTTTGCCTTCTAGAAAATGGTTGTCAAAATTTGGCCAGACTTGAATTCAGAAATCCTCATCATGTTGAAATTTGTGTAACAAAAAAGCCAAATATGTCCAAAATATTCTGtaacatgaaaatgaaatatacagttgttggatttttattttttgtaccggaaattgaatccagtggtgcttaaccactgagccacatccctagcacttttttgtattctgagacaggtctcactgagtagcttagggccttgcttaaattgctaaggctggctttgaactcgagatcctcctgcctcagcctcctgatttgctgggattacaggcatgtgccacagcacggGGTGAATTTTAACAATCATGAATTTTTCAGTCTAAGAAAATACCCTGTAATTAATTCcactttgaaaaaatacatacacCTAGTGCTTGGGAATGTAGGACAAGCTTAatcttgtgcctcagtttcttcaactaTGAGGATAAATGTCTTCTATAGTTACTAGGAATAACTTTCTTAATCCATGTGAAAACACTTGGAACAATATATGCTGCATGATAAACATTATTAGCTTTACTCTTCCACTTACTAATGGGATTACAGGAGACCTGTGTTTACCTCTATATacttttttatgtattctacATTTCCTTTGGTAAGAAGTTTTATCATAatgatcagaaaatattttaatgccgACTTCTTGTTCTTATTGAAGTTGCCTCTAGCAAAATGAAGGGACTTGACTTCAAATAAGCCATGATACTTTTTAGTAAATTTTATTGTATAGAACAtacaaacatgatttttaaaaaattttctcaccCACACAAGAACATGAGTGAAAACCAGTaactttcttataaaaatattttatttagaagacaaAATTCACATCTTGTCTTCTGAAGATTTAATAGGGAGAGAttaacctggaaaaaaaaaaaaaaaacttcccaggAAACTCATAGTCTCTTGGCTCAAATGACCCACTGAAGAAGTCCACATGTATCAACTTTCTGCCAATCTGGCaaagatttgttttctttgatcTGCTGTCATGTGTTCACAAGCTTctaaaatatttgccaaaattaAAGTTTGCTGAATGGTTTTTGCCTTTACCCATATTCTTCCATTCATTCCAAACACAATCTCCAGTGGATAGAGTTTTCCCACTTCCTGTATGATTTCACATTCTGGAGCTAATAACCTAGTGgtaaagaggaataaaaatgaaatttaataaaaaggcAGGATGTGTTCTAGATATCCTTCAGAAGGAGACTCCTTTTCTGAACTATTAAGTTATTTAAGGCACTGTCATCATCACACTAAGAATAAGCCATAAAATGACACTTACTGTCCTCTTTACACACCACCCCACCCCATTTAGATGGGGTCTTGCTACGTTGCCCTCGTTGATCTCAAGAACCTCTTGCCCTCAATTTCTTGAGTACACTGGATTAAAAGCATGTACCACTATACCCAGCTCACAGCCCCCTTTCTTCGAAGAAGTTTTAACACTTTTCAAAGGTATACCAGAGGTCACAGTAATGAGCTACTTCACTACAAAGATGTCAAACTCCTTCTGTCATCAACATAGCATAATATATAAAGTTCTTCCCAGAGATTGTCAGAACACTTAATTCTGGACTTTAGggtcattagttttttttttttttttccaattaccaacagtatttattattatttttttatttattattaagagAACACATTAAATTTGTTTTCCTGATCATGTAAGTTATTCCCTGGTATTAAATTTAATGCTTGGAGAAAAGCACTGGCTCTATGAAAGTACAAAGGTACTACTATCTAGTTAAATAACAGGCTTCTCTAACATCACCCCAAACAATCTCCAATCTGCAGAATGGGTAGAAAGGAAAGGCATAGAAGATAGATCTGAACTTCAGTGCCTATAGAAGTAAACAGCTAGGCAGATAAAGATCCAAACACCTAATGAAGAGACTCTCCTGAGTGGGAACTACCAGGTCAGAATAACAGGAACCTTCTGTAAATGATACCTAACTGAGGATCCATCAGTCTAGCTGCATTTGGCCACCCTTAGTGAAATCTGATAATTTTGTACAAATGCAGATACACCTGTATTCAAGTGACTTAGAATGAGGAAAGGCCAGTTTTCACATTTAGGCTGAGTATGTTGGTTATAAGGAGCAGCGGGCCTCTggtagagaagaaatgaaaaggacaGAGTTGAAACATGAAGGATGGATCACCACACTGTAAACAACACAGCCAAATACATCTAAATTTGAAacactgactttaaaaaaaaagggcagaACTAAATTTATGAGTTTATAAATAGGCTAAATGGATATTGATTTTTAACTCTGAAGAAATGTGGATGTTATTAACAATCCAAATTTCAAAGCAGGtgtagtaaaaataaaagaacacaggCAAGCTAGAAGGCATTAGGACTTACTTTCTAATTAGGCCCAAAGTCACTTTAAAAAGCAGACCATCATGTCCAATCACACCCATTCCATTAGCTCGTCCACAGCTGTCAATACAGACCATCTCTGGTTCCATATCTTTATTAGCAACTACAAATTGACCATAGATGAGATCTCCAACCTACAagacattaaaagaataattgaATCCTCTCAGCATACCATGCTACAAAAGCTGCTATTGGCTCTTTTTCATAGGCAGCAATACCAGCAACCTACAGTTTTGTGGCTAATGGGCTGATTACACCCTAGGATTCCACATTGGAGTTGAGTCTTCAAAGGCAAAATTAATACATGTAACCCTCCCTTCACCCTCCAAGAAATCATTAGAGTAGGAATCATCTCAAAGCCAAAGAATACTCTTCAACATTGTGTTGCTCAATATGGTAACCAGTAcccatgtatttatataaatttacatttaagttaattaaaattagatatttaaaattcagtCCCTCAGTTGTATTAGCCACATTTCAGATGCTCAACAGCCCTGTGTAACTAGGAGCTACCATATTGGTGCAGATGTAAAATAGAACCATCATATAAAGTTCTATTAGCACTATTCTGAATAATTACGGatttatagagaaaaaggaaaaacctgGCATGCAAATTATTATAGAATAGTGGTAATTAACGGATACTTCTCTATACATGATTTGCTTAAAAACCTCACAGaactgaatttcaaaataatgaaactaAGGAAAtgagtgtgtcacattagattggatagagagaaaggatgggagaggaggggaggaatagGGAGGAtagaaagggcagcagaatagacaatatgattgatgtatgtacattccatgtatgtattatatgtcaaaatacattctgctgtcatgtatgactaaaaaaataaaaataaatcgtatggttaaaaaaagaaaaaagaaactaaggaaatggaaaatgaattgTTTTCTTCTCAAAATGTTTATTAAGTACCTATTGTTTGCTGATGACTACAAGAACCAGAGAGGAACAAAACACTTTTGTCTTTCAGAAGCATTTAATCTTGGAGGACAGAGGGAATAGACATGTAAACAACAAAATCCCTTCAGGGCTAAATGTCTACCTGCCAGGGCAGATATAAAAGTGACAACTAGCGATAGCTTTACAGAGGTGGTATGTTTAGCCTTGGCCTCAAAGGATGAGCATGTGTTCTACAGACTGAGGAGATAATCAAATCCAGACAGAGGGAACAGCATGAGCAAATGTACAAGAGTAGGaaataattcatttatgtttGTATGGGTTAAGCATGGCTGTATGACGGATATAACATGGATGAGAGAAGCGTGTAATGCCAAGGAGTTCTGCAGGCTTTGAAGAATCTTGTATATAAGCAGGAATGTTAATGAGGAGACTACTGACTGAGTCCTGCCAAAAGGAAGCTGACATCTGAACTTATGAAGTGGAGATAAAGATCAGAGAGTCAAAGAGAATCAAAATAGGGTTAAACTTATAAAAGGTGGATGGAAAGGTGCATAGAAGTCAAAATTTCTGGCTGAGGAGACATAAGAATATGGCTATAGTATCTAAAAAGCCCAAATTGAAAATCTGCAATAACAAGTTTACTCCTAAATCAGCTCTAAGGACCTCTAAGCAAGATGGATGGCCGACAATGTTAATGATTTGCCTTTCCTCCTGAAGCCTATGGCTGATATCCTTGTGCAATGGATATGGACATGACATATAACAATGGAGAAAACAGATATAAACTTTTAACTCACTAGAGATCAAATATCACCAGAACCAATGTAGTGGCTCTGGTCTGGCACTGGAGCATCTGAAGAACTCTTGGAGCCTAGGACATTAAGCAGATGCTTAGAGTCTATCCTGTAGAACTAGGAAAATAGTTCATGCTTTGGAGACAATTCAGGTAGCCTTTGGGGCAGATAAGTATTCTGAGAAATGGatatttttcttactgttgaaACCAAATAATCCCATCATTACCTGCACATTTGGTCTGTTTCTTTTAGTTGCACCTTCAAATGCCAAATAAGACAAAGAAGCTGGTTCACTCCCTCCAACATCAACTTTGAATATATCTCCAGATTTAGCAGTCACTATGCCAATCACATGGTCTCCTTTCACTGGTACATACTACAAAAAAACATCAGAACAAACAGCCATAAACAACAAGGAATCAATGGAAGATATCTTCATTAAGTCCTTAGTTCTTGTTTTTCATTAAagagatgtttaaaatattttaaaattcaagtttacAAACTCATGTAAGTCTTACATAAAACAATGATACtatttcaataaaagaaaatcacaacaTGAACTCTTGGGTttgcagggttttttgttttttctgttctcctcccccccacccgcccccccTAGTACCCATAGTACTAGAGATCAAGTGCAAGGGTCTTTTATCTAGGACCTACATCCTCAGGGCAATCTTCACCCCCTTTTGAGGCCAAGTCTCACTACGTTGCagaagctggtcttgaatttacaatccttctgcctcagcctcccaagttgctgggattacaggcgtgcactacagCACCTAGCAGGGTCTACCTTGCACAGGCTCATCTCAAATTCCTGGCTCCGGTGATCCTCATACTTCACCCTCCTCTGTAGCTGGGACAACAGGCCCGTGCCCCCAGCCCGGCTTTGCAGTCTCTGATAGTCTGTTAATTTGAGGCAATATCCCATACTTAAGCATTATTACAGAAAGCCCTAACTTCTGTTGCACACAGGAGCAGTAAGTAGCACAGGGATGCTTAAAGCCAAGGAAGACCATTCCATTgtcaagatatttttttctatataaaagttCTTAATTATTCTAAGAGCATTTTAACTCCCTGTGACTTCCATTCACTGAAGCTGGTCCTGCCCTCTGGGATTCCAAAGGCAAGCCTACAGCTTCTTGACCTTTGGGTTTTGAAGACAATCATGACACAGGGTCTCTAGAGGCTTTCTCTCCTGATCGCTCTTCTCAAGCAACGTTTCTATTGTTCGTAGTCCCTCTAAAAAGGACAGAGGTAAGCAAAAGACTACGATGCCTCTAAGCGAACCTTGACAAAATGAGGGCTCCAGGGCCCCGGCCCTGCTTCTTCCAGGAAGTCTCCTAGGCGCAGGATTAGACTTTCACTACCGCACTGCCCCTCCGAAGTCCCAGCTCACCCGCTTCTGTTGCGAGTCCACCCAGTAAACACCACCACTGCTGCCACTCCCGGGGTCTTTGTGACGGAGACGGCCACACTTTGTAACCAGCAGGCGGTCGCCGCAGCGCCGCAAGCCGGGGCCACACACTACACGTAATCGCGAGCGCGTCCCAGCATTAAGGCGCAACGGTCGCTCCCCCGCACCACCAGGGCCTTCCACATCCTCCTGTTCCGGCAGCAGCAGCTCCTCACCCGGGAGCACCACCTGATCAAGTACTGTGCGCGCAGCTCGTGCCCCGCCACCCGCGAGAGATTCAGCCGCAAACTGCACAGCTTCAGCCATTCTGAAGCTGCCACCAACCGCCACTTCCGGTACCCCGTTTCCGtttcctgcccctcctccaatccCCAACTCCCTCAGGGTCTTCCGTTTCCGTCAGTGCGATCCCTGGGTCTTGGACCTTAGTCTATGAAATTTGGTCTTTATCAGCCTGGCGGTCCACCCCCGCCTCTTCCAAGTGGTAGTGACTGTGTATTTAACCGTTCATCCATCTTGCAGTCTGTCCGCGGACCGGTAGAAGAAATGCGTAGCTCGAGTAGATTGAGAACCCCAGGAGCTGTGCAGAGGGACGAAGTCAACTGAAGTTGGCTGGGCCCAGAGGCCATGCCTGTCGACTTCGCGCTCAGAAAGGCAGCTGGCTTttcaccagaattttttttttttttttctttttcaaaataaaacctttttggTTGTTTCCAGAgtggaaaacaataaaataaggaaatgattTATTGGTCTTGCCCATTTGATTTGCTGTGCTGTCAGCAGTAGTTCTAAGTTTGTATGGTGGTCTGACATGAATAGACAATACCTGACTGGTGTAACACATATCTTTCTCGCTAGACCCtctccaaatataaataaaatatgttaccTTTTCATATGCATGAGTTAACCCTACATGGCCTGAGAAAGTAACGAAGCCTTGTTGCTTCGTACTCTGCAGCACACTTCAGTTGCCCACGTGAGCAATTGCTCAAATTCCCCCGCAGTGGTGAGAGCTCCTGGAGATCGAGAGGGCGGGACTCTGACCCATGTCTCTTAGCTACTGCCCATATCTTTGCTTCCAACGTGaatttttagattcttttttatttttaagatagacATCACTAACACCTCCAAATTTGACAAGATGCTGTAGGGCCATTTTCTCTTGGAGTAATAAAAGGCCAACTGAAATAAAACTTGTTTTGCAATCAGATTGTTGAAATAGCTGTTCTTATTTAATCACCCTGGCAGGAGTGGGAGTTCACTGGGCAGAGATGATATGAACTGCGCTCGTCTATTTCCCCACTCCATCTCAACTCCAGAGGGCCTGGAACCAGCAGGTAGGTACTGATGACCAAGCTCACATAGATTAAGGCTGATTAAAATTTATGCCTCAGGCAATAACCTCAAGTCCCACTGAGGAAACAAGGGAGGTCGGTAATATTCCCTGAATTGTCCCTCAgcgtctccccccaccccccaaggtTATTAGTGGAGACTGAGCCTTATCAGGCCCACAGTCCTGTGGCACCGGGTGATCTACCCAGCTAGCTTCGAAGGCAAAGCAGGTGCGGAGTCACCCGAGACCGGAAATTCGGGGGCGGAGCACCCCGACGCCCAGAGGGTCCATCACACCGGAAGGCTGCCTGCTCAACTAGAGTGCCGAGTGCCAAGCACCGCCATGTCGGTGCTTCGCTGCCTCGGCGCCTTGAAGCAGCCGGTGAGTGGGAGCGCGTGGGGCGGGGAGGCGGAATTCCTCCCGCGTGCAGCAGGTGGGATCCCGAGGTCCTGGGATCTGTGGGCGGCTCCGGGCTGCCTCCTTGGACTTAAAGTCGCGTAGGCCTGCCCTATTTTCCGATGGGTTCGCAGTTATAGTTCACATTTGGAACAACACGTGTTCCCTTTTCTGGTGGTAAAAGTGGCCGCGGTGattgagaaatagaaaatctgaggCTGTTGGCCGGTGGATGGCCCAAGTGGATTAGGCCTGTTCTCTCCTAGAGGCTCGTGGTTTTGGAGCCCTGCAGTCAAGACCAATGTGCCCCGATACCTCTGGCCTTCATCTACTTATAGCGAGTATTTCCTGCAGGGAATGACCAAAACCTTCCAGATTCTTTTCCAGAAATTACTTTTCAGAAATTTTTGCTACTTTAGGAGTTGGGAAAGATGACATCTCACAGTTGTTTTTCACTTCTTACTGGCGAAGTTGGGCTTTTTTTGCTTTCAAAGCTTTTTTTGCGCATTTGCTCCGATTAGAAATTGAGCTGGGCAGGCAGCTGAATCCTGGTCCCTGCCCTGGGAGAGTTCATTATCTTTGCCAGCAGATACCCAGTGCTATggggctgaaaaaaaaaaaaaactgattagaGCATCCTCCCACACCCAGTACAGAGGATGAAATGGTTCTCTCTACATACCTGGGTTTGGGGGTTAGGGGTCAAGATATGTGTCCTAAaggaggcaaaagaaagaaagggctgggggctgtagctcagtggcagagcacttgccttgcatgtgtgaggcactgggttcgatcctcagcaccacataaaaataatcatataagggctggtattgtggctcagacgtagagcgctcacctagcatgtgtgagccactgggttcaatcctcagcagcacataaaaataaagatatccacctataatttaaaaacaaacataaaaaataaataaaccaataaaataaaggccttctgtctatctacaactataaaaaaattttaaaagagagctTAAAATAGTAAAAACTGCCTATGAACATCATGGGTCATGATCCTATTGTTGGATTAACACATAAAGTGTTTTCTATATACCAGGCCCAAACATATAGGAGGACATGAAAAAGCATAGTGTCTATCAGTCAGAATatattcaagaggaaaaaaaaaacacagtactTTGAAAAGGAAAGATTAATTTAAAGAATTACTAGAATAGGGCATTAGAATAATGAGGGAATGGCTAGTAAGAATTAAAGGGAGCATTAAAGAGTACAAGAAtgagccaggtatagtggcacatgcctgtaatcccaaatacttggaagtctgagacagaaggatcatgtttgaggccagccaaaGTAaggaggactgggaatgtagctcagaggtatagCACTCCTGAGTCCAATCGCCAATACTACAAAGAAACAGAACAGGAATATCAGATATAAGAGAATGACCATTATACCTCTGTTGTGGAGATGTAATATGCAAAGAAGAGCTCTATCCCTCCCCAAGTAGCAGTGATCAAGATCTTTTGGGAACAGGTATGGCCGGCCATGGCTCATTAAATAGCAGCAAGTGACTGGGGATATGCCAGCGAAACTTTACACAAGT encodes:
- the Exosc3 gene encoding exosome complex component RRP40 isoform X1; this translates as MAEAVQFAAESLAGGGARAARTVLDQVVLPGEELLLPEQEDVEGPGGAGERPLRLNAGTRSRLRVVCGPGLRRCGDRLLVTKCGRLRHKDPGSGSSGGVYWVDSQQKRYVPVKGDHVIGIVTAKSGDIFKVDVGGSEPASLSYLAFEGATKRNRPNVQVGDLIYGQFVVANKDMEPEMVCIDSCGRANGMGVIGHDGLLFKVTLGLIRKLLAPECEIIQEVGKLYPLEIVFGMNGRIWVKAKTIQQTLILANILEACEHMTADQRKQIFARLAES
- the Exosc3 gene encoding exosome complex component RRP40 isoform X2, which produces MAEAVQFAAESLAGGGARAARTVLDQVVLPGEELLLPEQEDVEGPGGAGERPLRLNAGTRSRLRVVCGPGLRRCGDRLLVTKCGRLRHKDPGSGSSGGVYWVDSQQKRYVPVKGDHVIGIVTAKSGDIFKVDVGGSEPASLSYLAFEGATKRNRPNVQVISSRM